In the genome of Cryptomeria japonica chromosome 8, Sugi_1.0, whole genome shotgun sequence, one region contains:
- the LOC131060023 gene encoding uncharacterized protein LOC131060023: MPTQPNPNPNNKPSQPIYNNEVANYPTYPINAVELEGVQLRSGKALQGPVIIEIEEEAEEVPIKEPSFSPPFPNHLISKPVSKEPTQIEFDLMNELQNVNIKIPLLQAIKDISVYNKTIRELCTHKQKKKEDPRTVQVIGQLADLMLGSLAMPKYSDPGSPVIKVSIGKTTIPNTLVDLGAAINVMTNETKEKLALKGLRPTPTVLQMADRSLVKPKGVIEDVVLSIDSWDYHTDFMIMQPKVKLGGYPLILGQPWLAAANAFHQLSFR, from the coding sequence ATGCCCACTCAACCAAATCCAAATCCCAACAATAAACCTTCTCAACCCATATATAATAATGAGGTGGCAAATTACCCTACATATCCAATCAATGCAGTAGAACTTGAAGGAGTTCAATTAAGATCAGGAAAGGCTCTTCAAGGGCCTGTTATCATAGAAATCGAGGAAGAAGCTGAGGAGGTCCCTATAAAGGAACCCTCGTTCTCTCCACCCTTTCCTAATCACTTAATTTCCAAACCTGTATCAAAGGAGCCCACACAGATTGAGTTTGATCTTATGAATGAACTTCAGAATGTTAATATCAAAATTCCTTTGTTGCAGGCCATAAAAGACATTTCGGTATACAACAAGACAATTCGGGAGTTGTGTACCCAcaagcaaaagaagaaagaggatccaaGGACTGTTCAAGTTATCGGCCAACTAGCCGACTTGATGCTCGGGAGTTTGGCCATGCCCAAATATTCAGATCCGGGTAGTCCAGTTATCAAGGTAAGTATTGGTAAGACTACTATTCCTAACACACTAGTAGATTTAGGTGCTGCAATTAATGTAATGACAAATGAGACTAAAGAAAAATTGGCACTTAAAGGATTGAGACCTACACCAACAGTTCTTCAAATGGCTGACCGCTCATTAGTCAAACCTAAAGGGGTAATTGAGGATGTAGTACTTTCTATTGATTCATGGGATTATCATACTGATTTTATGATTATGCAGCCAAAGGTTAAATTGGGGGGGTATCCCTTGATCTTGGGACAACCCTGGTTAGCTGCTGCCAATGCCTTTCATCAATTGTCATTCAGGTAA